ACACTTACCGTCGCGCGCTTCACCTACTACATGCCGCAGGGGACCTATAAATACACCGTCGACCACTCCCCATTCTCAGCAACACACACAGCGACACCAGCAAGATCACTCACGAACTAGCTAGTTTGGTATCCTACAGATTGAAGCTCACTCTGTCCGAACCCAAGAAGGCAAGAAATAAGCAAGCAATCAACCATGGCGGCGGTGGCGAAGGCAGCTCTGGTCTGCTTCCTCCTGGTGGCGCTCGCGGCGGCGCCGGGCGCGGTGGAGGCGGCGACGTGCAGCCCGACGCAGCTGACCCCGTGCGCGCCGGCGATCATCGGGAACGCGGCGCCGACCGCTGCGTGCTGCGGGAAGCTCAAGGCGCACCCGGCGAGCTGCCTGTGCAAGTACAAGAAGGACCCAAACCTGCAGCGCTACGTCAACTCCCCCAACGGCAAGAAGGTCTTCGCCGCCTGCAAGGCGCGCCTGCCAAAGTGCTGAGCTACTGAGCTTTATATATATGCATGAGCTCCGTCTCTCTCTGGCACGCGTGTTGCACGTGCCCACGCTATGGCATGGCTTTGTTGCACTTCATGTGTGTTAATTAAATACGGTGCAAAACACGTGGTTATtaagtgaaaataaaataaaatgaccgGGCTGTACTTTAGTACAGCACGCACCCCTGGTGTGTGAGTTTTACGGGTTTATATGTCAGCGTGTCATGTACTGCGTGTATGTCACAAGAGTTAATATATGAACATCTTATAATCCCTCCGTTCAAACCCTTAAAATTTAAGGGTTTAAGGGTTCCACTAAATGCCTCATGTTTTTCACACCTCCAACCTCTCCAATTTTGCCAATTCTCGACCCTTATAGCTATAAGGGTTTAAGGGTtccattagacatgctctaagagcCCTTCTTAATTAAAACGTTGAGGTTAGATTATGCGCAAGTGCATAGATAGGTTAATTTTATGATGACGTGTATGTGTTAATTGAACTAATGAAGTAACGATTTTCTGATGGTAGAATTGTCGAAACGAATATCCCATGATCATGACCTCAACCCCCGTGAACCAAGAAAGCTTAATTGCTGTCCCAACAAGATAATCAAGAGCACCGACGCGCATGCGCGGGCATCTACACTACGTGTAACCCAGCAGTAGTGCGCACAGCCGATTATTTCGGCGCCCTCATGATGGGTTCTCAGCTCTTAAGCCCGTTGCCTTTCACTAACCCACTGAGATCTTCAGGCTGTCCCCCGTTCTCATGGAAAAAGCGCAACACGTCGCCCGCTTGGGCGGCGTCCGTACCGTTGGATGTGCCACGCGCCGTGTCGATCGATCGCCGGTGGAACCGTGTGTCCTCGCGCATGCCGCAGTGCTCGCATGCTTGACGCTTCCGCATTGCACACCGTGTACACTCACCGTCGCGCGCCTCACCTACTACATGCCGCACATGACCTATAAATCCACCGTCGATCACTCCCCATTCTCAGCAACACAGCGACACCAGCAGGATCACTCCACCAACTAGCTAGTTTGGTATATCGAAGCTCACTCTGTCCGAAACCAAGAAccaagcaagcaagcaagcaaccaTGGCGGCGGTGGCGAAGGTAGCTGTGATCTGCTTCCTCCTGGTGGCGCTCGCGGCGGCGCCGGGCGCGGTGGAGGCGGCGACGTGCAGCCCGACGCAGCTGACCCCGTGCGCGCCGGCGATCATCGGGAACGCGGCGCCGACCGCGGCGTGCTGCGGGAAGCTCAAGGCGCACCCGGCGAGCTGCCTGTGCAAGTACAAGAAGGACCCAAACCTGCAGCGCTACGTCAACTCCCCCAACGGCAAGAAGGTCTTCGCCGCCTGCAAGGCGCGTCTGCCAAAGTGCTGAGCTACTGAGCTTTATATGCATGAGCTCCGTCTCTCTCTGGCACGCGTGTTGCACGTGCCCACGCTATGGCATGGCTTTGTTGCACTTCATGTGTGTTAATTAAATACGGTGCAAAACACGTGGTTATtaagtgaaaataaaataaaatgaccgGGCTGTACTTTAGTACAGCACGCACCCGTGGTGTGTGAGTTTTACGGGTTTATGTCAGCGTGTCATGTACTGCGTGTATGTCACAAGAGTTAATATATGAACATCTTATAATCCCTCCGGGTTTGATTGAAGCAAAACTTTACATAATTTTACTAAAAATTTAGGAAAAATATCAGCATTCACAGTGCAAAATTTATACTTTCATATAATATGCATTTAATTTTATGAATGTttgaaatttattcaaacattatAAATTTTGACTTTGACTAAAGCTAAAACACAAGGTAAATAAAAACGTAGGGTGTATTTTTTTATAATGTACTCCCATATTTAAATATTTGTTCCACGTTCAAATATACCACATACTGTTAGATGTGTCACAAGGACACAAGGTGTGTTGATCGATCATTAGTGACCATACGTATTGTTCATAAATTAATATcatttgaatttttttatttaACATGTATCCTTTAGTGCCTTGGTCCATATATCTTCGTGAGTAGGGCTTAACAGATATCTTCATAGAGGTATCTAGTGTATGATTAAGTATAAGCAAATAAATATGAAAGCCTACATAACATATTTACGATGAGATTGTCCTCAAATCATTGGCATCGTTAGTTTATTATTTTTTGTTCCATGATCAAATGTGTTGTAGATTTTTCTATGGGTTCAattttcagctaactttgggtgcATGATGTGTACTTTGTATTTAAATTTTAATAGGGTCGCCTTTAAACACACGTAGCCATTTAGGGGTCTAATTCTTTAGTTGTTGATCTATAGTGTACTTATGGCTATGCACTTCAATCTTTAAACTAATGGTGGCATGAACCCCTTAACCCATGTTCAAATATGAAAACATTTGTTCACATGATGCATTGCCTATAGAAAAAAAAGAAGATACATATTATAAAATATTAGTATTGTTGTCTGAAGAAGTATAAAACTTTAGTATAAACAAAGTTGTCAGTTCACTAGAAATTATTTTTATTACGCATAGCATATGTCACAATGCTACTCAATGGTAGTTAGTTGAAGAAGTATGAGTTAGAAACTATTACGTAAGATTTTTGTGGATGATCAATGACGTAAAAGTAAGGATGTCTCAGCGATCGTCCATTTCCACTAACTTAGAGCACAGTAGAATATTTCAGAATTTGTATGATTAAATAAATAACTAAAATAAATAAACAACTAGACTAAGTTTTCTGC
This Lolium perenne isolate Kyuss_39 chromosome 1, Kyuss_2.0, whole genome shotgun sequence DNA region includes the following protein-coding sequences:
- the LOC127327043 gene encoding non-specific lipid-transfer protein 2, whose translation is MAAVAKAALVCFLLVALAAAPGAVEAATCSPTQLTPCAPAIIGNAAPTAACCGKLKAHPASCLCKYKKDPNLQRYVNSPNGKKVFAACKARLPKC
- the LOC127327122 gene encoding non-specific lipid-transfer protein 2-like yields the protein MAAVAKVAVICFLLVALAAAPGAVEAATCSPTQLTPCAPAIIGNAAPTAACCGKLKAHPASCLCKYKKDPNLQRYVNSPNGKKVFAACKARLPKC